The DNA window ATTATAGCAATTtgcagtgttttaaagaaaaaaactacatagctaaattctcaaccagttcaatattaaaaaaattggcaaagataattttgaaaaaaaaacacagaaacaaaataaaaattaaaaaaaacatgtatgaaaAGTTAGAATACTTTCCCCACATATTTTAGAGTATTGATTAATGATTTAAATATCGAagtaacatttaaaaaaaaaaatttactataaaaacAATTGCTAATTTAATCGTTCATAACCTCGTGAtagaataagattttttttttgtatttaaaaaatatttttacataaatttaattttttgctttaaatgttgtttagtattttcaagtgtttaatgtattttaatagACTAAtatcacaaattatttttttaaaagcaaccaCTTGTAAACTAAACTGAACACTAAAAATTTTCAGTATCATTTATCACTGAAATATTTCAAGGGCCACaagattttctaattttttacaaGTAGAAGAGTAATCTAATGAAGCAGGATGCAGACAGCAAGATAATACCAACTAAATTGGTAGGTTTTACGAGGAAATAGACTTGGACCAACTGCAAATGCAACTTTCTTTAAAATGGCTGACATAATACCAGTTACAATGGAGCACAAAGCCTTGATCACTCtccaattattatattttgaaaacagagaTTATAgcaacaaaacccaaaaccaacCATATCAAGGCACAACCTTGTAAGCTTTCATCTTGTCTATCCACGAAACGAATGATTTCTTGGAATTGCGAAATCCCAAAAATCCATGTTCCTTGCTCTTATTCAAACAAATGACAGAACCCGGTACactgaacatcaaatctgcAAACCACCATCCCCCAACTTGCTCCAGCTTGTTAGGCAGTAGCTGGTTCTCCCTCACAATTTCCTCCCACACTGGTCCCTTGTCTTTCATCTTCTCCGCAAAGGTCACACTACTCTCCCCCTCCTCAAATCCATACTTTTCAATCCCAAACTCTTCTGCTAAAACCGTCCACAAATGCTTCCATTTGAACAGATCCCCGTTTTGGATATTAAAAGCTTCATTTTGAGCATTAGGATCCACGCACGCCCAAATTTCATGCTCTGCGATCAGATCTGCATCAGAAGCAATTGAGTAACTATTCCATGCCTCTTTCGATCCACGAAAGATCAGCGGAACTCCCTCGTGCTTGCATATTGCAGCGTAAACAGAAATAGTCACAATCATATTCATCAAGCTATAAGGTGAAAACCCAAATATAACACCAGGCCGGTGAACAGACCAAGTCACCCCTTCTTTCTTTGCCACTTCCTCGAACATAACATCTTCCAATGTGTAATAAAAATTGGGAAATCTTAATCTGGGCAGATCTTCCGTGAAAGGTGAATCATGAGCTTCAATATTCTTGCCTAATAACGCAAAGGGACCCGCATAATGCTTCCCTCCGGTTTGGAGGCAGACATGGCGGAGATTGGAAGCGTTTGGTATAACAGCCTGGAGGACGTTGCGGAACATGAGACCGTTAATCTCACAGTTCTCCTCCTCCGTGGATTTGCTGGCCCAGGTAACATAAAAGACGTGGGTGACATCGGTGAGTTTAGAAAGCTTGGATTGGGTTTCGGCAGTATTGGAGATGTCGCACTGGATGTACTCCACCGGATGATCCTCGTTCCAGTTGGGGCGGGAACGTCGGGCGACGCCGTAGACTTTCCATGGGCCACCAGGCGTGTCTGAGAGTGGGAGAATCTCCGCCAAGCTGTTGCCAACAATCCCGGTAACACCTAGAATCAGGGCCACGCTTTGGTAACCTCTTGATGCTTCATCATCTTCGGTTTTTTTctgcaaattgaagaaaaataaatgatatatacatatatacatgtgtGTCTGTGTGGGTTGTGGCCTTGTGGGTGTATGATAGATAACAGCGAGAGGGTTGTTGAATCCTTACCTTGGCAGCGCCAATAGCACCAGACCACCACCAGCTCatttttctctattcttttgattgaatttgaatcAGGAGGAGACAGGAAAGGATGATAgtagataaaataaatcagGAAAGCCCAAGGAGATCCTCGCTAGCTGATAACTTTTTCTGTAACTAcgatagtgttttttaaaatatttctggcttagaaatatttctttttatttttaaaatttattttaaataattttaaatattaaaaaataatttaaatcaaaataaaaattttatttcttttaaaaataaaaacaaacagcacCTAACGGTCAAAGCTGTATCGTTGTTTGTTCTGTAGGTTTGAATCGTTGTTCGTTCTGCACGTGTCTTGGTCCGCTTCGATAACCGTACTAAAAGTGGTTTTTTCCATTATTATCAGACGCGAGCCATGACATGCGTGGCAAACTCCTGGCCTTGGGATCGCTGCAAGTCCACCGATAGCATAAATACAATTTTCTAGTGAAAgcacagaagaagaaaatattcgattaaataagtttttgcgtctattttaattatagtaTGTCCAAGATTTTGAATTAAGAAGATGTGTTTTCAAACCTTAATTATACATCCTCCAATTAATAACTTGTTGCGGCATTATGGAACACGTGTTCTAATAGAAAACGAAAATAAATTGAGAGAGGGTGTCGTGAGCAAACCTATTACTCCATAAGGTTAGTCTATAGCAATTAAATAATCtatatttaatgttatttttagataatattaacCCATACTCAGTTTcgtttttctataaattaatcaaatcctGACTGACGCCTCTGGCGGACCAAATGATTTTGAAGTATAATGAtagttaaatgttttttttttttagtttaacgtgggtgtccgggccagcttgcgcgtatctcgactaatcctacgggcttgaaaattaacgaccatttaagcctccagtgaccatcatatgagtaaccacagggctcgaacctaagaccacagagggagcaaatctcttggtttcaagctcttaccactggaccaccacctaaatAGTTGACagttaaatgttttattttgcttgGTAGGTTCGTAGTTTTTTTCCATTACATGATACAAACTCATTTTATGTTAGCTTGATtcctataataatttttctatccttaaattattatttcggCTTACATGTtatatgtggttttttttttagttttttagtttaacgtggatgtccgggccagcttgcgcgcacctcgactaatctcatggaccctgaagttaacgaccatgtaagcctccagtggctatcatatgagcaaccacagagctcgaacctgagaccacagagggagcaaacctcttggtcccaaactcttaccactggaccaccacctagatggttgttATATGTGGTTTTTACTAAATATATAAGTGGAATATTTTATATGGTTCTTACTAATAGAAGGCCCGCTTTATGCCGCACAGTggattaaaaatacaatttaatgtaaaaaaagatatttaaacgGTGCTAACATGTTTAAGAAAAACTCATTACTCAAGTTATAGATTTAATTGAGTCCAATAAGAtggttttcatttaattttatgataagaaaaaaagcaacaatAGCAAGTagactgaattaaaaaaaaaaagtgatcatgACAATTTGCACATAAAAAcgcttgccaaaaaaaaaacaactatgaCATTCAATTCTCAGACAATCCAAtattaaggatgaaataaaaaaaaacaaaaaaaaacaaccaaagtgACCCCCGTCATCCAAAATTAGAATGTCAAACCCGTGACATGGATAGTGAAGCCATAAAAACCCAatcgaaagaaagaaaaaaactacaatgtCCAATTCCCAATAATTTAAATGTAgaagg is part of the Populus trichocarpa isolate Nisqually-1 chromosome 2, P.trichocarpa_v4.1, whole genome shotgun sequence genome and encodes:
- the LOC18109150 gene encoding 3-oxo-Delta(4,5)-steroid 5-beta-reductase, translating into MSWWWSGAIGAAKKKTEDDEASRGYQSVALILGVTGIVGNSLAEILPLSDTPGGPWKVYGVARRSRPNWNEDHPVEYIQCDISNTAETQSKLSKLTDVTHVFYVTWASKSTEEENCEINGLMFRNVLQAVIPNASNLRHVCLQTGGKHYAGPFALLGKNIEAHDSPFTEDLPRLRFPNFYYTLEDVMFEEVAKKEGVTWSVHRPGVIFGFSPYSLMNMIVTISVYAAICKHEGVPLIFRGSKEAWNSYSIASDADLIAEHEIWACVDPNAQNEAFNIQNGDLFKWKHLWTVLAEEFGIEKYGFEEGESSVTFAEKMKDKGPVWEEIVRENQLLPNKLEQVGGWWFADLMFSVPGSVICLNKSKEHGFLGFRNSKKSFVSWIDKMKAYKVVP